In a single window of the Amycolatopsis sp. cg5 genome:
- a CDS encoding adenylate/guanylate cyclase domain-containing protein, with amino-acid sequence MRKPAHLGRFRLVLRTSLGFAALGLGSSVCGSGVVALLLFFEGSPSQLGDRSWVLGATAAGLVAASLVVGSLWTAWLQRRTAIWFVLGRPPGESEARRALRLPVDMAIVSGTLWLIGTIVLGTLSAVLGAGEEAFAVALTILLGGLTTVGLTYLAAEWVARPVMTIALKVLPPKDSLPVTVLTRLILTWALASGVPLLGILLVSAPPELIGEGNHTASLIMLSVIGLVVGALGTALLARAVAAPLHRLRIALNQVARGSTDVSVPVDDSSEIGMLQTSVNDLVAGLREQDRMRDLFGRHVGADVARHALEFGASLSGDVREVVALFVDVVDSTALAYRTPPEELVTKLNRLFTSVFDEVNARGGLLNKFAGDAALCIFGAPTRLADPATSALSAARAIRDAVLAWGELDLGVGVASGPVFAGQLGTSSRLEYTVIGDAVNEAARLTEHAKTVPGRILASEAVLKASTTSERALWTPDGDLELRGRQVPTPTWTTTP; translated from the coding sequence GTGCGCAAACCCGCTCATCTCGGGAGGTTCCGGCTCGTACTCCGCACCAGCCTCGGCTTCGCCGCGCTGGGGCTGGGTTCCAGTGTGTGCGGATCCGGGGTCGTCGCGCTCCTGTTGTTCTTCGAGGGCTCCCCGAGTCAGCTCGGCGACCGGTCCTGGGTGCTCGGCGCGACCGCGGCCGGGCTGGTCGCCGCGTCACTCGTGGTCGGTTCACTGTGGACGGCCTGGCTGCAGCGCCGCACCGCGATCTGGTTCGTGCTCGGCAGGCCGCCGGGCGAAAGCGAGGCACGGCGCGCGCTGCGGCTGCCGGTCGACATGGCGATCGTCAGCGGCACGCTCTGGCTGATCGGGACGATCGTGCTCGGCACGCTCTCGGCCGTGCTCGGCGCGGGCGAAGAGGCCTTCGCGGTGGCGTTGACCATCCTGCTCGGCGGGCTGACCACGGTCGGGCTGACGTATCTCGCCGCGGAGTGGGTCGCCCGGCCGGTGATGACGATCGCGCTGAAAGTGTTGCCGCCCAAGGACTCCCTGCCGGTGACCGTGCTCACCAGGCTGATCCTCACCTGGGCGCTGGCCAGCGGCGTGCCGCTGCTCGGCATCCTGCTGGTGAGTGCGCCGCCCGAGCTGATCGGCGAGGGCAACCACACGGCGTCGCTGATCATGCTGTCGGTGATCGGTCTGGTCGTCGGCGCGCTCGGCACCGCACTGCTCGCCCGCGCGGTCGCGGCCCCGCTGCACCGGCTGCGGATCGCGCTGAACCAGGTCGCGCGCGGCAGCACGGACGTCTCGGTCCCCGTCGACGACTCGTCCGAGATCGGCATGCTCCAGACCTCGGTCAACGACCTCGTCGCCGGCCTGCGCGAGCAGGACCGCATGCGCGACCTCTTCGGCCGCCACGTCGGTGCCGACGTGGCCCGGCACGCGCTGGAGTTCGGCGCCTCGCTGTCCGGGGACGTGCGCGAGGTGGTCGCGCTGTTCGTCGACGTCGTCGACTCGACGGCGCTGGCTTACCGCACGCCGCCCGAGGAGCTGGTCACCAAGCTGAACCGGCTGTTCACGAGCGTGTTCGACGAGGTCAACGCCCGCGGCGGGCTCCTGAACAAGTTCGCGGGCGACGCGGCGCTGTGCATCTTCGGCGCGCCCACCCGCCTGGCCGACCCGGCGACTTCAGCCCTGTCCGCCGCCCGCGCGATCCGGGACGCCGTCTTGGCCTGGGGCGAGCTGGACCTCGGCGTCGGCGTCGCGTCCGGCCCGGTCTTCGCGGGCCAGTTGGGCACGAGCAGCCGGCTTGAGTACACGGTCATCGGCGACGCGGTGAACGAAGCGGCCCGGCTGACCGAGCACGCCAAGACGGTCCCCGGCCGCATCCTCGCCAGCGAAGCCGTCCTCAAAGCCTCGACTACCAGCGAGCGCGCCCTGTGGACGCCCGACGGCGACCTGGAACTCCGAGGCCGCCAGGTCCCGACCCCGACCTGGACGACCACCCCGTAA
- a CDS encoding polyketide synthase, which produces MYLDPADGEALLQRLVDRFPRGEMVFDVMSKLAIKLQKLNPVVRRAGATLRWGLEDPRELEKLGLDLRTSWDVSHFAEPELVAYFSAKYRLQFKVATRVPAFRNFAHLLRYRY; this is translated from the coding sequence ATGTACCTCGACCCGGCCGACGGCGAGGCGCTACTGCAGCGGTTGGTCGACCGGTTCCCGCGCGGCGAGATGGTGTTCGACGTCATGAGCAAGCTCGCGATCAAGCTACAGAAGCTCAACCCGGTGGTCCGGCGGGCGGGCGCGACGCTGCGCTGGGGTCTCGAAGACCCGCGCGAGCTGGAGAAACTCGGCCTCGACCTGCGGACTTCGTGGGACGTGAGCCACTTCGCCGAGCCGGAGCTGGTCGCGTACTTCAGCGCCAAGTACCGGCTGCAGTTCAAGGTCGCGACGCGCGTCCCGGCGTTTCGGAACTTCGCGCATCTGCTGCGCTACAGGTACTAG
- a CDS encoding FadR/GntR family transcriptional regulator: protein MTEQVWSATVDRLRALIDSGELPPGSRLPAERALCDQLGISRGSLRQALRVLDSIGYVQIRAGSGTYVREAERKPLRTWFAEHEQLVEKLFDLRTTVEPTLAERLAEHHSPRVVAKLEANVAEMEQAAADGDMLRVIATDAEFHRVIAVNAGDDDVADLLRSVLSLVGEERRAALRLPGQIRKAVCEHREILEAITRSDAAAAREATLRHLVEAKLSMHDFAATDS from the coding sequence GTGACCGAACAGGTATGGAGCGCGACCGTCGACCGGCTCCGCGCGCTGATCGACTCCGGCGAGCTGCCGCCGGGATCACGCCTGCCTGCCGAACGGGCGCTGTGCGATCAGCTGGGCATCAGCCGGGGTTCGCTGCGGCAGGCGCTGCGCGTGCTCGACTCGATCGGCTACGTGCAGATCCGCGCGGGCTCGGGCACGTACGTCCGCGAGGCGGAGCGCAAACCTTTGCGCACCTGGTTCGCCGAGCACGAGCAGCTCGTCGAAAAGCTCTTCGACCTGCGCACGACCGTCGAACCGACGCTCGCGGAGCGGCTCGCCGAGCACCACTCCCCTCGCGTGGTGGCGAAGCTCGAAGCCAATGTCGCCGAGATGGAACAGGCCGCGGCTGACGGCGACATGCTGCGTGTCATCGCCACCGACGCCGAGTTCCACCGGGTGATCGCGGTCAACGCGGGCGACGACGACGTCGCCGACCTGCTGCGCTCGGTGCTCTCACTGGTCGGCGAGGAGCGGCGCGCGGCGCTGCGGCTGCCGGGTCAGATCCGCAAGGCCGTCTGCGAGCACCGGGAGATCCTTGAGGCGATCACCAGGTCGGACGCGGCCGCGGCGCGCGAGGCGACGCTGCGCCATCTGGTTGAGGCGAAGCTCTCAATGCACGACTTCGCCGCCACCGACTCGTAG